One genomic window of Roseateles sp. DAIF2 includes the following:
- a CDS encoding LysR family transcriptional regulator — translation MDAPPHTNLSGLLAFVRSADLGSFVAAGRLLGISASAVGKAVTRLEQELGVRLLQRSTRRIALTEEGRQFHERCRSILDELDDARALLSQAAGRPRGRLRISVPIVTYHLLLPLLPDFLERHPEVELDIDFNDRLVDLIDEGIDIAIRSGDLPDSRLVSLPLWPYRSLLCAAPDYLARRGVPLRVADLDGHDGIRFRFPNSRRLLEWPLGMGAQDGMEAPPLRLRRSLVFNNMEAVRGATLGGMGIGCMPDFLVREPLKNGQLRTVLELDPRPAGRFSAVWPSGRHLSPKVRVFIDFLRSRLRDEERPRSKGASL, via the coding sequence ATGGACGCCCCGCCCCATACCAACCTCTCCGGCCTGCTGGCCTTCGTACGCAGCGCCGACCTGGGCAGCTTCGTCGCCGCCGGGCGGCTGCTGGGGATCTCGGCCTCGGCCGTGGGCAAGGCGGTCACGCGGTTGGAGCAGGAGCTGGGCGTGCGCCTGCTCCAGCGCAGCACGCGCCGCATCGCGCTGACCGAGGAGGGCCGGCAGTTCCATGAGCGCTGCCGCAGCATCCTGGACGAGCTGGACGATGCGCGCGCCCTGCTCTCGCAGGCCGCCGGCCGGCCGCGCGGCCGCCTGCGGATCAGCGTCCCCATCGTCACCTACCACCTGCTGCTGCCGCTGCTGCCCGACTTCCTGGAGCGCCACCCCGAGGTGGAGCTGGACATCGACTTCAACGACCGCCTCGTCGATCTGATCGACGAGGGCATCGACATCGCCATCCGCAGCGGCGACCTGCCGGACTCGCGGCTGGTCAGCCTGCCGCTATGGCCCTACCGCTCCCTGCTCTGCGCCGCACCGGACTACCTGGCGCGCCGCGGCGTCCCCCTGCGCGTCGCGGACCTGGACGGGCATGACGGCATCCGCTTTCGCTTCCCCAACTCCCGGCGCCTGCTCGAATGGCCGCTGGGCATGGGTGCGCAGGACGGCATGGAGGCGCCGCCGTTGCGGCTGCGCCGCAGCCTGGTATTCAACAATATGGAGGCGGTGCGTGGCGCGACGCTCGGCGGCATGGGCATCGGCTGCATGCCGGACTTTCTGGTGCGCGAGCCGTTGAAGAACGGCCAGCTTCGCACCGTCCTGGAACTCGACCCACGCCCCGCCGGCCGCTTCAGCGCGGTCTGGCCCAGCGGCCGCCACCTGTCGCCCAAGGTGCGCGTCTTCATCGACTTCCTGCGCAGCCGGCTGCGGGACGAGGAGCGCCCTCGAAGCAAGGGCGCCAGCCTCTAG
- a CDS encoding MFS transporter, which yields MPSPASSDLHPDPRRQGRVLLCVCMASAAMPMVFTGPAVALGGIADELSASAAALAWVTNAFMLAFGGCLLTAGALADRIGRRRVFFAGAALFLAASLALAFAPGIWVFNLLRGLQGVAGAAIFAGGAAALAQEFEGEARTGAFSWLGTSFGVGLVLGPVTAGALAAAWGWRAIFVLVLALMVLAVLLGLRAMRESRDPGAGAFDWAGALVFMLALTALTCAVLLSAQRGLADPLVLAGLVAAALLFAVFVGIERRAPAPMLDLSLFRYRRFIGIQLLAAAPAYAFVVLLVLLPIRFAGIEGLAPGPTGWLMAALSAPLLVLPLAAGRATRWCSPGTLCGAGLLVAAAGLLWLSQARDGLAAIPAMTLIGIGISLPWGLMDGLAVSVVPVERAGMAAGIFSTTRVAGEGLALALVGAVLAGLIRQRLPALPDPAATAELLAAGRLVEALQGAAGLAPQPLVQAYEAAFSRLLQGLSAVTVLTALVVLVFLRRPAETARARDEKSCAGGEALGRGPAR from the coding sequence ATGCCATCTCCCGCTTCTTCCGATCTTCATCCCGACCCGCGCCGGCAAGGCCGGGTGCTGCTCTGCGTCTGCATGGCCTCGGCCGCCATGCCCATGGTCTTCACCGGCCCGGCCGTGGCCCTGGGCGGCATCGCGGACGAACTGTCCGCGTCCGCGGCCGCGCTGGCCTGGGTGACCAATGCCTTCATGCTGGCCTTCGGCGGCTGCCTGCTCACCGCGGGCGCGCTGGCCGATCGCATCGGGCGCCGTCGCGTCTTCTTTGCCGGTGCGGCGCTGTTCCTGGCCGCCTCGCTGGCACTGGCCTTCGCGCCCGGCATTTGGGTCTTCAATCTGCTGCGCGGCCTGCAGGGCGTGGCGGGCGCGGCGATCTTCGCCGGCGGCGCCGCCGCGCTGGCCCAGGAGTTCGAGGGCGAGGCCCGCACCGGGGCATTCAGCTGGCTGGGCACCAGCTTCGGCGTCGGGCTGGTGCTGGGGCCGGTCACGGCCGGCGCGCTGGCCGCCGCCTGGGGCTGGCGCGCCATCTTCGTCCTGGTGCTCGCGCTGATGGTGCTGGCGGTGCTGCTGGGCCTGCGCGCGATGCGCGAGTCGCGCGACCCGGGCGCCGGCGCGTTCGATTGGGCCGGGGCCCTGGTCTTCATGCTGGCCCTGACGGCGCTGACCTGCGCCGTGCTGCTGTCGGCGCAGCGCGGCCTGGCGGACCCGCTGGTGCTGGCGGGCTTGGTTGCGGCGGCGCTGCTGTTTGCCGTCTTCGTGGGCATCGAGCGCCGCGCCCCGGCGCCGATGCTGGACCTGTCGCTGTTCCGCTATCGCCGCTTCATCGGCATCCAGCTGCTGGCCGCGGCGCCGGCCTATGCCTTCGTGGTGCTGTTGGTGCTGCTGCCGATCCGCTTCGCCGGCATCGAGGGGCTGGCGCCGGGCCCGACCGGCTGGCTGATGGCGGCGCTGTCGGCGCCGCTGCTGGTGCTGCCGCTGGCGGCCGGGCGGGCGACGCGCTGGTGCTCGCCGGGCACGCTGTGCGGCGCGGGCCTGCTGGTCGCGGCGGCCGGCCTGCTGTGGCTGTCCCAGGCCCGCGACGGGCTGGCGGCGATTCCGGCGATGACGCTGATCGGCATCGGCATCAGCCTGCCCTGGGGGCTGATGGATGGCTTGGCGGTCAGCGTGGTGCCGGTGGAGCGCGCCGGCATGGCGGCGGGCATCTTCAGCACGACCCGGGTGGCGGGCGAGGGCTTGGCGCTGGCCCTGGTCGGGGCCGTGCTGGCGGGACTGATCCGGCAGCGCCTGCCGGCGCTGCCCGACCCCGCGGCCACCGCCGAGCTGCTGGCCGCGGGCCGGCTGGTCGAAGCCCTGCAAGGAGCCGCGGGCCTGGCGCCGCAGCCCCTGGTCCAGGCCTACGAGGCCGCGTTCTCCCGGCTGCTGCAGGGGCTGTCCGCGGTCACGGTGCTGACGGCGCTGGTGGTGCTGGTCTTCTTGCGGCGCCCGGCGGAGACAGCGCGGGCCCGCGACGAGAAATCCTGCGCGGGCGGGGAAGCCCTGGGGCGTGGGCCAGCCCGGTAG
- the rimO gene encoding 30S ribosomal protein S12 methylthiotransferase RimO: protein MESTTYDPAAAKAAPKIGFVSLGCPKALTDSELILTQLRAEGYETSKTFAGADLVIVNTCGFIDDAVKESLDTIGEALAENGKVIVTGCLGAKAGQAGGDNLIKEVHPSVLAVTGPHATQEVMDAVHTHVPKPHDPFVDLVPAQGIKLTPKHYAYLKISEGCNHRCSFCIIPSMRGDLVSRPIGDVLNEARALFEAGVKELLVISQDTSAYGVDVKYRMGFWDGKPVKTKLYDLVAQLGELARAHGAWVRLHYVYPYPHVDEILPLMAQGLVLPYLDVPLQHAHPDVLKRMKRPANGEKNMERIARWREICPEIVIRSTFIAGFPGETEGEFQYLLDFMNEARIDRAGCFAYSPVEGATANLLDGALPEAVREERRARFMEVAERVSAEKLRTRIGATMQVLVDSAPAMGRKGGVGRSYADAPEIDGTVRLLPPEKASKILKVGEFTRARIVAAEGHDLIAMPI, encoded by the coding sequence ATGGAATCAACGACTTACGACCCCGCCGCCGCCAAGGCCGCCCCCAAGATTGGCTTCGTATCGCTGGGCTGCCCGAAGGCTTTGACCGATTCCGAGCTGATCCTGACCCAGCTGCGTGCGGAGGGCTATGAGACCTCGAAGACCTTCGCCGGCGCGGATCTGGTGATCGTCAACACCTGCGGCTTCATCGACGATGCGGTCAAGGAAAGCCTGGACACGATCGGCGAGGCCCTGGCCGAGAACGGCAAGGTGATCGTCACCGGCTGCCTGGGCGCCAAGGCCGGCCAGGCCGGTGGCGACAACCTGATCAAGGAAGTGCACCCCAGCGTGCTGGCCGTCACCGGCCCGCATGCCACGCAGGAGGTGATGGACGCGGTGCACACCCATGTGCCCAAGCCGCATGACCCCTTCGTCGACCTGGTGCCGGCCCAGGGCATCAAGCTGACGCCCAAGCACTATGCCTATCTGAAGATCAGCGAGGGCTGCAACCACCGCTGCAGCTTCTGCATCATCCCCAGCATGCGCGGCGACCTGGTGTCGCGCCCGATCGGCGATGTGCTGAACGAGGCGCGCGCGCTGTTCGAGGCCGGCGTCAAGGAGCTGCTGGTGATCAGCCAGGACACCAGCGCCTATGGCGTCGACGTCAAGTACCGCATGGGCTTCTGGGACGGCAAGCCGGTCAAGACCAAACTCTACGACCTAGTCGCGCAGCTGGGCGAGCTGGCCAGGGCGCATGGCGCCTGGGTGCGCCTGCATTACGTCTACCCCTATCCGCATGTCGACGAGATCCTGCCGCTGATGGCGCAGGGCCTGGTGCTGCCCTACCTGGACGTGCCGCTGCAACATGCGCATCCGGATGTGCTCAAGCGCATGAAGCGCCCGGCCAACGGCGAGAAGAACATGGAGCGCATCGCGCGCTGGCGCGAGATCTGCCCCGAGATCGTGATCCGCTCGACCTTCATCGCCGGCTTCCCTGGCGAGACTGAAGGAGAGTTCCAGTACCTGCTGGACTTCATGAACGAGGCGCGCATCGACCGTGCCGGCTGCTTCGCCTATTCCCCGGTCGAGGGCGCCACCGCCAACCTGCTGGACGGCGCGCTGCCCGAGGCCGTGCGCGAGGAGCGCCGCGCCCGCTTCATGGAGGTGGCCGAGCGCGTCTCGGCCGAGAAGCTGCGCACGCGCATCGGCGCGACGATGCAGGTGCTGGTCGATTCCGCGCCGGCCATGGGCCGCAAGGGCGGGGTGGGGCGCTCTTATGCCGACGCGCCGGAGATTGACGGCACGGTGCGCCTGCTGCCGCCCGAGAAGGCCAGCAAGATCCTGAAGGTGGGCGAGTTCACCCGTGCGCGCATCGTCGCGGCCGAGGGCCATGACCTGATCGCGATGCCGATCTGA
- a CDS encoding PLP-dependent transferase codes for MSSSNHKTSARAISTEQIHHAYRAPEGWDAIPVGVHKASTVLFKNTADLHTPRARDGLCYRYGLHGTPTSYTLAARIASLEGGTHCLLVPSGLAAVTLVSMALLRPGDEVLVPDNVYGQNRYLTESWLPQFGITHKLYDPMDAAGFKALLSDKTKLVWLEAAGSITLEFPDLQGLIAACQARGILTALDNTWGAGIAFQPFDLGIDISMQALTKYPSGGADVLMGSVCTRERPQLHERLNHAHEHLGYGLGQNDVELVLRGLPSLELRYRAQDATTRVLATWMAGRPEVARVLHPALPGSPGHEHWAELSPEGAACLFSAVFKPEYGAAQVDAFVDALQLFGIGYSWAGPMSLAVPYDMRRSRKLPMPFEAGTLVRFAIGLEAEADLRADLEQAFVSAFPSPR; via the coding sequence TTGAGCAGCAGCAACCACAAGACGAGCGCACGCGCGATCTCCACCGAGCAGATCCATCACGCCTACCGCGCCCCCGAGGGCTGGGATGCCATCCCGGTGGGTGTCCACAAGGCCTCGACCGTGCTGTTCAAGAACACCGCGGACCTGCACACGCCGCGCGCGCGCGACGGCCTGTGCTACCGCTACGGCCTGCACGGCACGCCCACCAGCTACACCCTGGCCGCGCGCATCGCGAGCCTGGAGGGCGGCACGCATTGCCTGCTGGTGCCCAGCGGCCTGGCGGCCGTGACCCTGGTCTCGATGGCGCTGCTGCGCCCGGGCGACGAGGTGCTGGTGCCGGACAACGTCTATGGCCAGAACCGCTACCTGACCGAGTCCTGGCTGCCGCAGTTCGGCATCACGCACAAGCTTTACGACCCGATGGATGCCGCCGGGTTCAAAGCGCTGCTGAGCGACAAGACCAAGCTGGTCTGGCTGGAGGCGGCCGGCTCGATCACCTTGGAGTTCCCTGACCTGCAGGGGCTGATCGCGGCCTGCCAGGCGCGCGGCATCCTGACCGCGCTGGACAACACCTGGGGCGCCGGCATCGCCTTCCAGCCCTTCGACCTCGGCATCGACATCTCGATGCAGGCCTTGACCAAGTACCCCTCGGGCGGCGCCGATGTGCTGATGGGCTCGGTCTGCACGCGCGAGCGGCCGCAGCTGCACGAGCGGCTGAATCATGCGCACGAGCATCTGGGCTATGGCCTGGGCCAGAACGATGTGGAGCTGGTGCTGCGCGGCCTGCCGAGCCTGGAGCTGCGCTACCGCGCGCAGGACGCGACGACGCGCGTGCTGGCCACCTGGATGGCCGGGCGGCCCGAGGTGGCGCGCGTGCTGCATCCGGCGCTGCCCGGCTCGCCGGGGCACGAGCATTGGGCAGAACTGAGCCCCGAGGGCGCGGCCTGCCTGTTCTCCGCGGTGTTCAAGCCCGAGTACGGCGCGGCCCAGGTCGATGCCTTCGTCGATGCGCTGCAGCTGTTCGGCATCGGCTATTCCTGGGCCGGCCCGATGAGCCTGGCCGTGCCCTACGACATGCGCCGCAGCCGCAAGCTGCCGATGCCCTTCGAGGCCGGCACCCTGGTGCGCTTCGCGATCGGCCTGGAGGCCGAGGCCGACCTGCGCGCCGACCTGGAGCAGGCCTTCGTCAGCGCGTTTCCGTCGCCGCGCTGA
- a CDS encoding adenosine deaminase — protein sequence MPSPLPLAAIPRAALPALLAAAPKAELHLHIEGTLEPELMFALARRNGVALPYADVAALRAAYAFADLQSFLDLYYAGASVLLTAQDFEDMAYAYFERAAADRIRRAEIFFDPQTHTARGVPLATVMAGLEAAIARAARDLNLSVALIPCFLRHLSEADALQTLEALLPYRARLLGVGLDSSERDHPPEKFSRVFAKARELGLRIVAHAGEEGPPAYIWGALNALGAERIDHGVRCLEDPALVAELRRRAVPLTVCPLSNLKLCVVPDLAAHPLPELLRQGLKVMLNSDDPAYFGGYLGENLRQCFEALPELDATAAYTLLRNGFEASFAGPAEQARWIAELDEVFAGFSAATETR from the coding sequence ATGCCATCCCCGCTCCCCCTCGCCGCCATTCCCCGCGCGGCCCTGCCCGCCCTGCTGGCCGCCGCGCCCAAGGCCGAGCTGCACCTGCATATCGAAGGCACCCTGGAGCCCGAGCTGATGTTCGCGCTGGCCCGGCGCAACGGCGTGGCCCTGCCCTATGCCGATGTGGCGGCGCTGCGCGCGGCCTATGCCTTCGCCGATCTGCAGAGCTTCCTGGATCTCTACTACGCCGGCGCCAGCGTGCTGCTGACGGCGCAGGATTTCGAGGACATGGCCTACGCCTACTTCGAGCGCGCCGCGGCCGACCGCATCCGCCGCGCCGAGATCTTCTTCGACCCGCAGACCCATACCGCACGCGGCGTGCCGCTGGCCACCGTGATGGCCGGGCTGGAGGCCGCGATCGCACGCGCGGCGCGCGATCTCAATCTCAGCGTCGCGCTGATCCCCTGCTTTCTGCGCCATCTGAGCGAGGCCGATGCGCTGCAGACCCTGGAGGCGCTGCTGCCCTACCGCGCGCGCCTGCTGGGCGTCGGGCTGGACAGCAGCGAGCGCGACCATCCGCCGGAGAAGTTCAGCCGCGTGTTTGCGAAAGCGCGCGAGCTCGGGCTGCGCATCGTCGCCCATGCCGGCGAGGAAGGCCCGCCAGCCTATATCTGGGGCGCGCTGAACGCGCTGGGCGCCGAGCGTATCGACCATGGCGTGCGCTGCCTGGAAGACCCGGCCCTGGTGGCCGAGCTGCGCCGCCGCGCGGTGCCGCTGACGGTCTGCCCGCTGTCCAACCTGAAGCTCTGCGTGGTGCCGGACCTGGCCGCGCATCCGCTGCCCGAGCTGCTGCGCCAGGGCCTGAAGGTGATGCTGAACTCGGACGACCCGGCCTACTTCGGCGGCTATCTGGGCGAGAACCTGCGGCAATGCTTCGAGGCCCTGCCCGAGCTCGACGCCACCGCGGCCTACACCCTGCTGCGCAACGGTTTCGAGGCCAGCTTCGCCGGCCCGGCCGAGCAGGCCCGCTGGATCGCCGAGCTGGACGAGGTGTTCGCCGGCTTCAGCGCGGCGACGGAAACGCGCTGA
- the smpB gene encoding SsrA-binding protein SmpB produces the protein MSIAENRRARFEYHIDEQFEAGVVLEGWEIKAIRSGQVQLTDGYVMIKNGELFLIGCRINPLRSASTHVNPQADRTKKLLMKKDEIKRLVGKVEQRGFTLVPLNLHYKGSFVKADIALAKGKDKADKRETEKQRDWEREKGRLMRHKVASNPKD, from the coding sequence ATGTCCATCGCAGAAAACCGCCGCGCCCGCTTCGAATACCACATCGACGAACAGTTCGAGGCCGGTGTCGTGCTCGAAGGCTGGGAGATCAAGGCCATCCGCTCCGGCCAGGTGCAGCTGACCGACGGCTACGTGATGATCAAGAACGGCGAGCTGTTCCTGATCGGCTGCCGGATCAACCCGCTGCGCAGCGCGTCGACCCATGTCAATCCGCAGGCCGACCGCACCAAGAAGCTCCTGATGAAGAAGGACGAGATCAAGCGCCTGGTTGGCAAGGTCGAGCAGCGCGGCTTCACGCTCGTGCCCCTGAACCTGCACTACAAGGGCAGCTTCGTGAAGGCCGACATCGCCCTGGCCAAGGGCAAGGACAAGGCCGACAAGCGCGAGACCGAGAAGCAGCGCGACTGGGAGCGAGAAAAGGGCCGCCTGATGCGACATAAGGTCGCATCCAATCCGAAGGATTGA
- a CDS encoding type II toxin-antitoxin system RatA family toxin: MKHVRKSVLLWYSPHEMYELVTGISQYPEFLPWCEKSELLEHREDGVTARLSLAYAGVHHAFTTRNLHEADARVTMTLVDGPFSQLDGVWQFIPLAKPGSDEKACKIEFELRYAFSSRALEAVVSPVFDRIANTFVDRFVQRAEAVYGPR; this comes from the coding sequence ATGAAGCACGTTAGGAAGTCAGTCCTGCTCTGGTACTCGCCGCACGAGATGTACGAGCTGGTCACCGGCATTTCCCAGTACCCCGAGTTCCTGCCCTGGTGCGAGAAGTCCGAGCTGCTGGAGCATCGCGAGGACGGCGTCACCGCGCGGCTGTCACTGGCCTATGCCGGCGTGCACCACGCCTTCACGACCCGCAATCTGCACGAGGCCGACGCCCGGGTCACGATGACCCTGGTCGACGGTCCGTTCTCGCAGCTGGACGGGGTCTGGCAGTTCATCCCGCTGGCCAAGCCGGGCTCGGACGAGAAGGCCTGCAAGATCGAGTTCGAGCTGCGCTATGCCTTCTCCAGCCGCGCGCTGGAGGCGGTGGTCAGCCCGGTGTTCGACCGCATCGCCAACACCTTTGTCGACCGCTTCGTGCAGCGCGCCGAGGCCGTCTATGGCCCCCGCTGA
- a CDS encoding RnfH family protein, translating to MAPAEVASMLQVELVWSPAAGDVRQRWLSLAPGTTLEQALRGCAEFAAADLAALKIGIWGRVRPLATLLRERDRIEVYRPLTVDPKEARRQRYRATGERIVSRHRPLAGKSSR from the coding sequence ATGGCCCCCGCTGAGGTGGCCTCGATGCTGCAGGTCGAGCTGGTCTGGAGTCCCGCGGCCGGCGATGTGCGGCAGCGCTGGCTGAGCCTGGCGCCGGGCACGACCCTGGAGCAGGCGCTGCGCGGCTGCGCGGAATTCGCCGCGGCGGATCTGGCCGCGCTGAAGATCGGCATCTGGGGGCGGGTCAGGCCGCTGGCCACGCTGCTGCGCGAGCGCGACCGCATCGAGGTCTACCGGCCGCTGACGGTCGACCCCAAGGAGGCGCGGCGCCAGCGCTATCGCGCGACCGGCGAGCGCATCGTCTCGCGGCACCGGCCGCTGGCGGGCAAGAGCTCGCGTTAG
- a CDS encoding DUF4124 domain-containing protein → MIRLAVAALMLCLATGAQAQWKWRDTAGKVQYSDLPPPQGTPEKDILQRPPGLKAPVVIRPFGQAASAPAPAPASTAASAAPSKAELEQQAKQKAEQEQQAKKQKDEEKRVAEQRADNCKRATAHLRMLEDGVRITQRNQAGETVFLDEKQRAEELQRTRGLVASECR, encoded by the coding sequence GTGATCCGCCTCGCCGTAGCGGCCCTGATGCTGTGCCTCGCGACCGGCGCGCAGGCGCAATGGAAGTGGCGCGACACGGCCGGCAAGGTCCAGTACAGCGATCTGCCGCCGCCCCAGGGCACGCCGGAGAAGGACATCCTGCAGCGCCCGCCGGGCCTGAAGGCGCCGGTGGTGATCCGCCCCTTCGGCCAGGCCGCCTCCGCGCCCGCCCCGGCGCCGGCCTCGACCGCCGCCTCGGCTGCGCCCAGCAAGGCCGAGCTGGAGCAGCAGGCCAAGCAGAAGGCCGAGCAGGAACAGCAGGCGAAGAAGCAGAAGGATGAGGAGAAGCGCGTGGCCGAACAGCGCGCCGACAACTGCAAGCGCGCCACCGCCCATCTGCGCATGCTGGAGGACGGCGTGCGCATCACCCAGCGCAACCAGGCCGGCGAGACCGTGTTCCTGGACGAGAAGCAGCGCGCCGAGGAACTGCAACGCACCCGCGGCCTGGTGGCCAGCGAATGCCGCTGA
- the guaB gene encoding IMP dehydrogenase: protein MRLLGKALTFDDVLLVPAFSQVLPRDTSLATQLTRNIRLNLPLVSAAMDTVTEARLAIAIAQEGGMGIVHKNLTPAQQAAEVARVKRYESGLLRDPITISPETTVRQVKALSEQHGISGFPVLQGKKVVGIVSGRDLRFETRNDAPVSEIMTPAERLVTVKEGASLEEGKALMHKHKLERVLVVNDAFELRGLMTVKDITKQTNFPNAARDAHGKLRVGAAVGVGEGTEERVELLVRAGVDALVVDTAHGHSAGVIERVRWVKKNYPQIDVIGGNIATGAAALALVEAGADGVKVGIGPGSICTTRIVAGVGVPQITAIDYVATALKGTGVPLIADGGIRYSGDISKAIAAGAGAVMMGGMFAGTEEAPGEVILYQGRSYKSYRGMGSIGAMKAGSADRYFQENDETTNPNADKLVPEGIEGRVPYKGSMVAIIYQMAGGLRASMGYCGCASIAEMHERAEFVEITSAGIRESHVHDVQITKEAPNYRLE, encoded by the coding sequence ATGCGCCTTCTTGGAAAAGCACTCACCTTCGACGACGTGTTGTTGGTGCCTGCCTTCTCCCAGGTGTTGCCCCGCGACACCAGCCTCGCCACCCAACTGACCCGCAATATCCGGCTGAACCTGCCCCTGGTGTCGGCCGCGATGGATACCGTCACCGAAGCGCGTCTGGCCATCGCCATCGCCCAGGAAGGCGGCATGGGCATCGTGCACAAAAACCTGACGCCGGCCCAGCAGGCCGCCGAGGTGGCGCGCGTCAAGCGCTACGAGTCGGGCCTGCTGCGCGACCCGATCACGATCTCGCCCGAGACCACGGTGCGCCAGGTCAAGGCTCTGAGCGAACAGCATGGCATCTCCGGCTTCCCGGTGCTGCAGGGCAAGAAGGTCGTCGGCATCGTCTCCGGCCGCGACCTGCGCTTCGAGACCCGCAACGACGCGCCGGTCAGCGAGATCATGACCCCGGCCGAGCGCCTGGTCACGGTCAAGGAAGGCGCCTCGCTGGAAGAGGGCAAGGCCCTGATGCACAAGCACAAGCTGGAGCGCGTGCTGGTGGTCAACGACGCCTTCGAGCTGCGCGGCCTGATGACCGTCAAGGACATCACCAAGCAGACCAACTTCCCGAATGCCGCGCGTGACGCCCATGGCAAGCTGCGCGTCGGCGCCGCGGTCGGCGTGGGCGAGGGCACCGAGGAGCGCGTCGAGCTGCTGGTGCGTGCCGGCGTCGACGCCCTGGTGGTCGACACCGCGCATGGCCACAGCGCCGGCGTGATCGAGCGCGTGCGCTGGGTCAAGAAGAACTATCCGCAGATCGACGTGATCGGCGGCAATATCGCTACCGGCGCCGCGGCGCTGGCCCTGGTCGAGGCGGGCGCCGACGGCGTCAAGGTCGGCATCGGCCCCGGCTCGATCTGCACCACCCGCATCGTCGCCGGCGTCGGCGTGCCGCAGATCACCGCGATCGACTATGTCGCCACCGCGCTGAAGGGCACCGGCGTGCCGCTGATCGCGGACGGCGGCATCCGCTACTCGGGCGACATCTCCAAGGCCATCGCCGCCGGCGCTGGCGCCGTGATGATGGGCGGCATGTTCGCCGGCACCGAGGAGGCTCCGGGCGAGGTGATCCTGTACCAGGGCCGCAGCTACAAGAGCTACCGCGGCATGGGCTCGATCGGCGCGATGAAGGCCGGCTCGGCCGATCGCTACTTCCAGGAAAACGACGAGACCACCAACCCGAACGCCGACAAGCTGGTGCCGGAAGGCATCGAGGGCCGCGTGCCCTACAAGGGTTCGATGGTCGCCATCATCTACCAGATGGCCGGCGGCCTGCGCGCCTCGATGGGCTATTGCGGCTGCGCCAGCATCGCCGAGATGCACGAGCGCGCCGAGTTCGTCGAGATCACCTCGGCGGGCATCCGCGAGAGCCATGTGCACGATGTGCAGATCACCAAGGAAGCGCCCAACTACCGCCTGGAGTGA
- a CDS encoding MFS transporter, whose translation MTDPVHTTEPVTQQHGGRKAAMSFILVAVLIDMISIGLIIPVLPPLVGTFASTPTEHTLAYLAVTFAFGIANFFGSPILGALSDRYGRRPVLLIGFSGLAISFLVTASATALWMLVAVRLLSGAMQANAAVANAYVADITAPEERAKRFGMLGAAFGMGFILGPVMGGLLGDIDLHLPFYVAGGLALVNWVYGFFVLPESLPPEHRRPFEWKSANPVGALKKLTALKGVGSLVFVIALSGLAQLVLQTSWVLYTGFKFGWGPKDNGLSLFAVGVMSVLVQGFLLPRLLKLFTAQRLVVLGLASSVITNFVWGAATAGWMMYAVIMFNVLGFAATTAMQSLISNAADAKTQGQTMGAVSSLNSVMAVLAPVLGTGLMYFVAELPRGDWRIGAPFYFCALLQALSLFFAWRHFSRQADPASLARVS comes from the coding sequence TTGACTGATCCGGTGCACACCACCGAGCCGGTGACGCAGCAGCATGGCGGCCGCAAGGCCGCCATGTCGTTCATCCTGGTTGCGGTGCTGATCGACATGATCTCGATCGGCCTCATCATCCCGGTGCTGCCGCCGCTGGTGGGCACCTTCGCGTCGACGCCGACCGAGCACACGCTGGCCTATCTGGCCGTCACCTTCGCCTTCGGCATCGCGAACTTCTTCGGCTCGCCGATCCTCGGCGCGCTGTCGGACCGCTATGGCCGCCGGCCGGTGCTCTTGATCGGTTTCTCGGGCCTGGCGATCAGCTTCCTGGTCACGGCCTCGGCCACGGCGCTGTGGATGCTGGTAGCGGTGCGCCTGCTGTCGGGCGCGATGCAGGCCAATGCCGCGGTGGCGAATGCCTATGTGGCCGACATCACCGCGCCGGAGGAGCGCGCCAAGCGCTTCGGCATGCTCGGCGCCGCCTTCGGCATGGGCTTCATCCTCGGCCCGGTGATGGGCGGCCTCTTGGGTGACATCGACCTGCACCTGCCTTTCTACGTCGCCGGCGGCCTGGCCCTGGTGAACTGGGTCTACGGCTTCTTCGTGCTGCCGGAATCGCTGCCGCCCGAGCATCGCCGGCCCTTCGAGTGGAAGAGTGCGAACCCGGTCGGCGCGCTGAAGAAGCTGACGGCGCTGAAGGGCGTCGGCTCGCTGGTCTTCGTGATCGCGCTGTCCGGCCTGGCGCAGCTGGTGCTGCAGACCAGCTGGGTGCTCTACACCGGCTTCAAGTTCGGCTGGGGCCCGAAGGACAACGGCCTGTCGCTGTTCGCGGTGGGCGTGATGTCGGTGCTGGTGCAGGGCTTCCTGCTGCCGCGCCTCTTGAAGCTGTTCACGGCGCAGCGCCTGGTGGTGCTGGGCCTGGCCTCCAGCGTGATCACGAATTTCGTCTGGGGCGCGGCCACCGCGGGCTGGATGATGTACGCGGTGATCATGTTCAATGTGCTGGGCTTCGCCGCCACCACCGCGATGCAGAGCCTGATCTCCAATGCGGCCGACGCCAAGACCCAGGGCCAGACCATGGGCGCCGTCTCCTCGCTGAACAGCGTGATGGCGGTGCTGGCGCCGGTGCTGGGCACCGGCCTGATGTACTTCGTGGCCGAGCTGCCTAGGGGCGACTGGCGCATCGGCGCGCCCTTCTATTTCTGCGCCCTGCTGCAGGCCCTTTCCCTGTTCTTTGCCTGGCGTCATTTCAGCCGCCAGGCCGACCCGGCCTCGCTGGCCCGGGTCTCCTGA